One part of the Flavobacterium johnsoniae UW101 genome encodes these proteins:
- a CDS encoding non-ribosomal peptide synthetase: protein MKVLSLKKAKTEEFLNRFLNENQNTDSNTFFEGVHIKSESKTNSQIELDLDVNDVTRIQEICNGSDILMYNFYSCTLSILLQKYEETSIFISRLSQFEDYIENDHEFFVLRHQLDKNENFKGLFSTGKIALLESIENSFDLEIFKDSFLNFQDFKNKIPFGIAVNDTDSDILDIAGTLFVFDFKSNTPSLKIVCKGEMIDNDLLYVFADNFNKLLSEILQNLYEPINKLEFRGNKEQQLLNTINLPETDFSLNKNIIELLAEQCKNQAEKIAISCKEQHITYKELDQKTNKLARYIQNEFSAGKDDLFGIMLSRSINMVSGILSVWKTGSAYVPVAVNLGDDALQHIIENSNLKAVITDDSSVLEQLKRLPIDVPVIDLKAVEPVLKDLSDLPLNVTIGSEDLAYVIYTSGSTGRPKGAMIEHYGMLNHILSKVTEMNIHEESVVAQNAPHTFDISVWQFFAPLAAGATSVIYDEETILEINEFVNSIAKDKVTLLELVPSYLLEILNYLENEDNEITLHLDTLILNAETLTKAMVKRWLDAYPQIPIVNTYGATEVSDDMSHFFMQEVPQSYSVPVMKQPIQNFEVHILDENRERVPVGVKGEIYLAGPCVGRGYFNDEKRTKEAFLNGPIEGITNQKRIYKTGDLARFMPNGTMEFIGRNDNQVKILGHRIELDAIENIMAEIPAVKSVKAIADTNKQMIVLYYVSDSEIDKNFMEEQLLNKLPKYMLPSAFIHMLSFPLTKNGKIDKTKLPTVSLDDLAAKDYAAPQNETQEKLAVIWQEVLKIDKVGITDNFFDLGGHSLLAVRAINRIKKELGLNTSVKVFFENPTIESLSNQLKEEQYSPIEKAGLQSSYPLTTSQHRLWVLSQVEDASLAHNLSMPLQFKGELNAVKLEESFRFLINRHEALRTSFKFDENGELRQFITPIDELDFNLKYIDLSSSTEKETAIQAYLSKENAVAFDLEKAPLVRISLLKSEEKEYVFFMTMHHIISDGWSSVVLFKEMLTIYNSLVEEKEINLPELRIQYKDYANWLNQESQQEHYKKSETYWLDQFSGSLPVIELPGAKKRPVVKTYNGNYLNYQFSKEFTEKLNAFSQKQDATLFMTLMAGVNALLKRYTGQNDIIIGSPIAGRDHSDLENQIGLYLNTLALRTRIGEGFTFLDLLRHEKQLILDGYEHQKYAFDELVDKLEMKRDSSRSALFDIVVVLQNQSKLNNFDNEKLLGIVIEDQKVTHTKAQFDLIFAFMETENLLLSIEYNTDIYDKLFIENLFIHFEKLLLLLIDKPENEIMAADYLSNKEKQQILVDFNDIEAGYPKEKTIVDLFEEQAAKTPDNTALVFENTKLTYSELNEQANQLGHYLREKYKIQPDDLLGIKLDRSEKLIVSILAVLKSGGAYVPIDPSYPESRKEYIEKDSNCKVIIDEAELEKFSSEKNKYSKANLDQYIKSNNLAYVIYTSGTTGNPKGSLLEHKNVVRLFFTDKPLFDFNEDDVWTMFHSYSFDFSVWEIYGALLYGGKLVVVSKELAQNTPGFVELIYNESVTILNQTPLAFYNFIECEKVCPKRDLKLRYIIFGGEALNPAMLSSWHNKYPDAKLINMYGITETTVHVTYKEIGKKEIDLGQSNIGKPIPTLSCLILDEFKNIVPAGVIGEMYIGGSGLARGYLNRPELTAERFIVNPFNPEERLYKTGDLGRWQTDGNIEYIGRIDNQVKIRGHRIELGEIEAVLLGYSSDIRQFVVDTCELNGDKILVAYYVSDTEVDKASLRSYIQQQLPEYMVPNFFVAMDAIPLTGNGKVDRKLLPGVIESDLIKTEYTAPRNEEEKALVEVWTEVLKYEKIGVKDNFYNLGGDSIKSILIISKLKQRGYVLKIDNILRNPVLEDLARFVVTITNNIEQIETTGEVELTPIQHYFFETETIPNKNHYNQSVLLKSKEELEPSVLERSIASLVKHHDALRMVYKQTDTSWEQFNEDASDVHYKINFYDLREESDQLSALNKLGNELQSSFDISSGVLVHVGHFRMSDGDRLALIIQHLVVDGVSWRILLEDLSNLYDSYKSDSEVKLPAKTDSFQRWAYLQKDFAKSREMQLQRKYWEEISKEQVPVLSTDYDQESETVSIDTKKGFVLDRLITEKLQTQVHNVYNTEINDILLTGLGQAIQEVFDVSKTAVKMEGHGREEIIDGVDIGRTVGWFTSIYPFVLNVSGNNPLVSVKESLRKIPNKGIGYGILNYLDAPFESSLLPSVQFNYLGDFGSNSGESDNETIFEFAGESIGSSIDIKNSQSTILLDVSGMMVAGELNINIGYSAKKYSQETIDRLTDAYQNKLVKLITELSQTKESQLTPSDLTYSNLSYEELVQLNKDNNIEDVYELSPLQQGLYYHWLVDKTSPMYFEQMSYSLNAKGLSIESVRKAFNELISRYSVLRTAFVNNLAELPLQVVYKSAEGHFSHEKVVKNDNETIENFIERRKKEDRASGFNFEEPSLMRLKVLELEDDHFVFIWSHHHILMDGWCMSILINDFGNIIDAISSNKSIDQPKPVKYSEYIKWLSKVDKEESLNYWKNYLDGLETIIDIPFKKKQPLKFEVKHFNFDINGELYQRISQLCQEIGITVNTFVQGVWGYLLSRYNNTQDVVFGSVVSGRPGELSGVEEIVGLFINTIPVRLKYTNNDTPKSLLKQLQSEAIKSASHHYMNLSDVQSQSILGVELIKNLMVFENYFVQETAADTSEEYHDKQTINVEEVKTFEQTNYDFTIIVNPSNSELKIDFSYNSEAFEKEAIKNISQHFINIVEQFSKEDDVKLGDVVYLTEDEKHKILVDFNDTESAFPKDKTVIELFEEQVKKAPDNIAVSFEDCILTYRELDNLTDKMAGFLTAHSDIKKGDLAAIKLERSEYLIVSILAVLKIGATYVPLDVNYPENRINTIVEETKAKVLIDQQIINDFNLNKENLSAVKLNIDRSSDDLAYVIYTSGSTGTPKGVMISNKSLVNLCFWHTKTYEVNAQSRGTLYAGVAFDASVWEIFPYLISGASLYPIQDDETRFQIENLVSFLKTNKITHSYIPSKICQDIIEENVSGLETKLLTGGEALVYSKDSNLKIYNNYGPTENTVVATYYDCQSKTDKNVPIGKPISNVQVYILNDKLNMQPVGVIGELCISGESLSNGYLNNEELTNEKFIENPFKSGQKIYKTGDLARWLPDGNIEFMGRIDGQVKIRGYRIELGEIEKQLLSQEGIKHSVVLVKEIKGEKCLVAYYVSDYELDKKILTENLSKMLPDYMIPAYYVQLDVIPLTTNDKVDRKALPDVDDTDLIREEYIAPDTEEEFKLIEVWKRVLDIDKIGVNDNFFALGGNSIKAMMIIGGINKTLGVKINLETFFLNPTVKALALEISNKAWYEYQLSEENISDKVVI from the coding sequence AGAATGAAAATTTTAAAGGTCTTTTTTCAACAGGTAAAATAGCTCTTTTGGAATCAATTGAGAATAGTTTTGATCTGGAAATATTTAAAGATTCTTTTTTAAACTTTCAAGACTTCAAAAATAAAATACCATTTGGAATAGCTGTAAATGATACTGACAGCGATATTCTGGATATAGCCGGAACTTTATTTGTTTTTGATTTTAAAAGTAACACGCCTTCATTAAAAATTGTATGTAAAGGAGAAATGATTGATAATGATCTGTTGTATGTTTTTGCAGATAATTTTAATAAACTATTAAGCGAAATACTTCAAAATTTATATGAACCAATAAACAAATTAGAGTTTAGAGGAAATAAAGAACAGCAGCTTTTAAATACAATAAATCTGCCGGAAACTGATTTTTCATTAAATAAAAACATTATCGAACTTCTTGCGGAGCAGTGCAAAAACCAAGCTGAAAAAATTGCCATTTCCTGCAAAGAGCAACACATTACGTATAAAGAATTAGATCAAAAAACGAACAAACTTGCACGTTATATTCAGAATGAATTTTCTGCAGGAAAAGACGACCTTTTTGGTATAATGCTTTCAAGATCCATTAATATGGTAAGCGGTATTCTTTCTGTTTGGAAAACAGGAAGTGCCTACGTGCCGGTTGCTGTAAATCTTGGTGATGATGCTTTGCAGCATATTATCGAAAATTCAAATCTTAAAGCTGTAATTACAGATGACAGCAGCGTTTTGGAACAGCTTAAAAGATTGCCTATTGACGTTCCTGTTATTGATTTAAAGGCTGTTGAACCTGTTTTAAAAGACCTATCAGATCTTCCGTTAAATGTTACAATCGGGTCAGAAGACCTTGCTTATGTAATTTACACCAGCGGCTCTACTGGAAGACCAAAAGGAGCGATGATTGAACATTATGGAATGTTAAATCATATTCTGTCTAAGGTTACAGAAATGAACATTCATGAAGAAAGTGTTGTAGCACAAAATGCACCGCATACTTTTGATATTTCTGTCTGGCAGTTTTTTGCACCTTTAGCAGCAGGAGCAACTAGTGTAATATACGATGAAGAAACGATTCTTGAGATTAACGAATTTGTAAACAGTATAGCAAAAGACAAGGTTACATTACTGGAATTAGTGCCTTCTTATTTATTGGAAATTCTCAATTACCTTGAAAATGAAGATAATGAAATTACGCTTCACCTCGATACACTGATCTTAAATGCTGAAACTTTAACCAAAGCAATGGTTAAAAGATGGCTGGATGCTTACCCGCAGATACCAATTGTAAATACATACGGAGCTACTGAAGTTTCTGATGATATGTCGCATTTTTTCATGCAGGAAGTTCCTCAAAGTTATTCTGTTCCGGTAATGAAACAGCCTATACAAAATTTTGAGGTTCATATTCTTGACGAAAATAGAGAAAGAGTTCCAGTTGGGGTTAAAGGTGAAATCTACCTGGCAGGTCCATGCGTAGGAAGAGGTTACTTTAATGATGAAAAACGCACAAAAGAAGCTTTTTTAAATGGACCAATAGAAGGAATCACAAATCAAAAAAGAATATATAAAACGGGTGACTTAGCAAGATTTATGCCTAACGGAACTATGGAGTTCATTGGCAGAAATGACAATCAGGTTAAAATACTAGGACACAGAATAGAATTAGATGCTATAGAGAATATTATGGCTGAAATTCCAGCTGTTAAAAGTGTTAAAGCGATCGCTGATACAAATAAACAGATGATTGTTTTGTACTACGTATCTGATTCTGAAATTGATAAAAACTTTATGGAAGAACAGCTTTTAAACAAGCTTCCTAAATATATGCTTCCATCTGCTTTTATACATATGTTAAGTTTTCCATTAACTAAAAATGGTAAAATTGATAAAACTAAACTTCCAACTGTCTCATTAGATGATTTAGCGGCAAAGGATTATGCTGCTCCTCAAAATGAAACTCAGGAGAAACTGGCTGTTATCTGGCAGGAAGTTTTAAAAATTGATAAAGTTGGAATAACAGATAACTTTTTTGATTTAGGCGGACACAGTTTGCTGGCTGTCAGAGCAATCAATAGAATAAAAAAGGAATTAGGATTAAATACTTCTGTAAAAGTATTTTTTGAAAATCCTACAATTGAATCTTTATCTAATCAATTAAAAGAAGAGCAGTACAGTCCAATCGAGAAAGCAGGCTTACAAAGTTCTTATCCATTAACAACATCACAGCATAGACTTTGGGTGCTAAGTCAGGTCGAAGATGCTTCATTGGCGCATAATCTATCTATGCCTCTTCAATTTAAAGGAGAATTGAATGCTGTAAAATTGGAAGAATCATTCCGCTTTTTGATCAACAGACATGAAGCGCTGCGTACGTCTTTCAAATTTGATGAAAATGGAGAATTGCGCCAGTTTATAACTCCAATTGATGAATTGGATTTTAATCTTAAGTATATCGATTTAAGTTCTAGTACTGAAAAAGAAACAGCAATACAAGCTTATCTTTCTAAAGAAAATGCAGTTGCTTTTGATTTAGAGAAAGCGCCGCTGGTACGCATTTCATTACTTAAATCAGAAGAAAAAGAATATGTTTTCTTTATGACAATGCATCATATTATAAGTGATGGATGGTCGTCTGTGGTACTATTCAAAGAAATGTTAACCATTTACAATTCTCTTGTTGAAGAAAAAGAAATAAACTTACCAGAATTAAGAATTCAATATAAAGATTATGCAAACTGGTTAAATCAGGAATCGCAGCAAGAACATTATAAAAAATCTGAAACGTATTGGCTGGACCAATTTTCAGGATCGCTTCCTGTAATTGAATTGCCAGGTGCTAAGAAACGACCTGTAGTGAAAACTTATAATGGGAATTATTTAAATTATCAGTTTTCTAAAGAGTTTACAGAAAAATTAAATGCTTTTTCTCAAAAACAAGATGCTACTTTATTTATGACATTGATGGCAGGAGTCAATGCCTTGTTAAAAAGATATACAGGACAAAATGATATTATTATTGGTTCTCCAATTGCGGGAAGAGATCATTCTGATTTAGAGAATCAAATAGGACTTTATCTAAATACTCTGGCTTTACGAACAAGAATAGGCGAAGGTTTTACTTTCCTGGATTTACTGCGTCATGAAAAACAGTTGATATTAGACGGTTATGAGCATCAAAAATATGCATTTGATGAACTTGTAGATAAACTTGAAATGAAACGCGACAGCAGCAGATCGGCTTTGTTTGATATTGTGGTTGTACTGCAAAACCAGTCAAAACTTAACAATTTTGACAACGAAAAGTTATTAGGAATTGTAATTGAGGATCAAAAAGTAACGCATACAAAAGCGCAGTTTGATTTGATCTTTGCTTTTATGGAAACTGAGAATTTATTATTAAGCATTGAGTACAATACAGATATTTATGACAAGCTTTTTATAGAAAATCTATTTATTCATTTTGAGAAACTACTTTTATTATTAATTGATAAGCCTGAAAATGAAATAATGGCTGCTGATTATTTATCTAACAAAGAAAAACAGCAGATTTTAGTTGATTTTAATGATATCGAAGCAGGGTATCCTAAAGAAAAAACCATTGTAGATTTATTTGAAGAACAGGCTGCCAAAACTCCGGATAATACTGCATTAGTTTTTGAAAACACAAAACTTACTTATTCAGAACTTAATGAACAAGCCAATCAGCTTGGGCATTATTTAAGAGAGAAATACAAAATTCAGCCAGATGATTTATTAGGCATAAAATTAGACAGAAGCGAAAAATTAATAGTTTCAATTTTAGCTGTTTTAAAATCAGGAGGAGCTTATGTGCCTATTGATCCAAGTTATCCTGAAAGCAGAAAAGAGTATATCGAAAAAGATAGTAATTGTAAAGTTATTATTGATGAAGCTGAATTAGAAAAATTTAGTTCAGAAAAAAATAAATATTCAAAAGCTAATTTAGATCAGTATATAAAATCTAATAATCTTGCTTATGTAATTTATACTTCTGGAACAACGGGTAATCCGAAGGGTTCATTATTAGAACATAAAAACGTTGTGCGATTATTTTTTACAGACAAACCTTTATTTGATTTTAATGAAGATGATGTCTGGACTATGTTTCACTCTTACAGTTTTGATTTTTCTGTTTGGGAAATTTACGGTGCCTTACTTTATGGAGGAAAATTAGTTGTAGTTTCTAAAGAATTAGCTCAAAATACTCCAGGATTTGTAGAATTAATCTACAACGAATCTGTAACTATATTAAATCAGACACCTCTTGCATTTTATAATTTTATAGAGTGCGAAAAAGTCTGCCCAAAAAGAGATTTAAAACTTAGATATATAATTTTTGGCGGTGAGGCTTTAAATCCGGCAATGCTTTCCAGCTGGCACAATAAATATCCTGATGCTAAATTGATAAACATGTATGGTATTACAGAAACTACTGTGCATGTAACTTACAAAGAAATAGGAAAAAAAGAAATTGATTTAGGACAGTCAAATATTGGTAAACCAATACCAACACTAAGCTGTTTAATTCTGGATGAATTTAAAAATATAGTTCCGGCAGGAGTTATTGGCGAAATGTATATTGGCGGTTCAGGTTTAGCAAGAGGATATCTAAATCGCCCGGAACTTACTGCTGAAAGATTTATAGTAAATCCGTTTAACCCAGAAGAAAGACTTTATAAAACTGGAGATCTTGGCAGATGGCAGACAGATGGAAATATTGAATACATAGGCAGAATCGATAATCAGGTAAAAATTAGAGGCCATCGTATAGAATTGGGAGAAATAGAAGCTGTTTTATTGGGATACTCAAGCGATATCAGACAGTTTGTAGTAGATACCTGCGAATTAAATGGAGATAAAATTTTAGTTGCCTATTATGTTTCAGATACTGAAGTAGATAAAGCATCACTTCGCAGCTATATCCAGCAGCAGCTGCCAGAGTATATGGTTCCAAATTTCTTTGTAGCTATGGATGCCATTCCTTTAACCGGAAATGGTAAAGTTGATAGAAAATTACTTCCTGGAGTTATTGAAAGTGATTTAATTAAAACAGAATATACAGCGCCAAGAAATGAAGAAGAAAAAGCATTAGTAGAAGTCTGGACAGAAGTTTTAAAGTATGAAAAAATTGGAGTAAAAGACAATTTTTATAATCTGGGAGGTGATTCTATTAAATCTATCCTGATTATTTCTAAATTAAAACAACGCGGTTATGTATTGAAGATTGATAATATATTACGAAATCCAGTATTAGAAGATCTGGCTCGATTTGTTGTAACAATTACAAATAATATCGAGCAAATCGAAACAACAGGCGAAGTAGAATTAACACCAATTCAGCATTACTTTTTTGAAACCGAAACCATACCAAACAAAAATCATTACAATCAGTCAGTACTGTTAAAAAGTAAAGAAGAGCTGGAACCATCTGTACTAGAGCGTTCAATTGCTTCTTTAGTAAAACATCATGATGCTTTGCGAATGGTTTATAAACAAACTGATACGAGCTGGGAACAGTTTAATGAAGATGCTTCAGATGTTCATTATAAAATTAATTTTTATGATTTAAGAGAAGAATCAGATCAATTATCTGCTTTAAACAAACTAGGAAATGAGCTTCAGTCTTCATTTGATATCAGCTCAGGAGTTTTGGTTCATGTGGGGCATTTTAGAATGTCTGACGGAGACAGACTGGCTTTAATAATTCAGCATTTAGTTGTCGATGGCGTATCATGGCGTATTTTGTTAGAAGATTTATCAAATCTGTATGATTCTTATAAGTCAGACAGCGAAGTTAAATTACCAGCAAAAACAGATTCATTTCAGCGCTGGGCATACTTGCAGAAAGATTTTGCAAAGAGCAGAGAGATGCAGTTACAAAGAAAATATTGGGAAGAAATCAGTAAAGAACAAGTACCAGTACTATCTACAGACTATGACCAAGAATCTGAAACAGTTAGTATAGATACAAAAAAAGGTTTTGTATTAGATCGATTAATAACTGAAAAACTGCAGACACAGGTTCATAATGTATACAATACAGAAATAAATGATATCCTTTTAACGGGACTAGGTCAGGCGATACAAGAAGTTTTTGATGTTAGCAAGACTGCAGTAAAAATGGAAGGTCATGGCCGTGAAGAAATTATTGATGGAGTAGATATTGGTCGTACGGTTGGCTGGTTTACAAGTATTTACCCATTTGTTTTAAATGTGTCAGGAAATAATCCATTGGTTTCTGTTAAAGAATCATTGCGTAAAATTCCAAATAAAGGGATAGGTTATGGTATTTTAAATTATCTGGATGCGCCTTTTGAATCTTCTTTACTTCCAAGTGTTCAATTCAACTACCTTGGAGATTTTGGTTCAAATTCCGGAGAGTCTGATAATGAAACCATATTTGAATTTGCAGGAGAGAGCATTGGTTCATCTATAGATATTAAAAATAGCCAAAGTACTATTTTATTAGATGTTTCAGGAATGATGGTAGCAGGTGAACTGAATATTAATATTGGGTACTCTGCAAAAAAATATTCACAAGAAACAATAGACAGACTTACAGATGCTTATCAAAATAAACTTGTAAAACTTATAACAGAACTTTCACAAACGAAAGAATCTCAGCTTACACCTTCGGATTTGACTTATAGTAATTTGTCTTATGAAGAATTAGTACAGCTAAATAAAGACAATAACATTGAAGATGTTTACGAGTTATCTCCGTTGCAGCAAGGTTTATACTATCATTGGTTAGTAGACAAAACCAGTCCAATGTATTTTGAGCAGATGTCTTACAGCTTAAATGCAAAAGGATTATCTATTGAATCTGTTAGAAAAGCTTTTAATGAACTAATCTCAAGATACTCAGTTTTAAGAACAGCTTTTGTCAATAATCTTGCAGAATTGCCATTGCAGGTTGTTTATAAATCTGCAGAAGGTCATTTCTCACACGAAAAAGTTGTAAAAAATGATAATGAGACTATTGAAAATTTCATAGAAAGAAGGAAAAAAGAAGACAGAGCATCTGGATTTAATTTTGAAGAACCTTCACTAATGAGATTGAAAGTTTTGGAGCTCGAAGACGATCATTTCGTATTCATCTGGAGTCACCACCATATTTTGATGGATGGCTGGTGTATGAGTATTTTGATTAATGATTTTGGAAATATTATAGATGCCATTTCATCTAATAAGTCGATAGATCAGCCTAAACCTGTAAAATATTCAGAGTACATAAAATGGCTGTCAAAAGTAGATAAAGAAGAATCATTAAACTACTGGAAAAATTATTTAGACGGATTGGAAACAATCATAGATATTCCGTTTAAGAAAAAACAGCCGCTAAAATTCGAAGTTAAACATTTTAATTTTGATATAAATGGAGAACTCTATCAAAGAATCAGTCAGTTATGTCAGGAGATTGGCATAACAGTTAACACTTTCGTTCAAGGAGTCTGGGGCTATTTATTATCAAGATATAATAATACACAAGATGTTGTTTTTGGGTCTGTAGTTTCTGGTCGTCCGGGAGAATTATCCGGAGTCGAAGAAATCGTTGGACTATTTATAAATACAATACCGGTAAGATTGAAATATACTAATAATGATACTCCAAAATCATTGTTAAAACAACTTCAATCAGAAGCTATAAAAAGTGCCTCACATCATTACATGAATTTGTCTGATGTTCAGTCTCAAAGTATTTTAGGAGTAGAACTGATTAAAAATTTAATGGTTTTTGAAAACTATTTTGTTCAGGAAACTGCCGCTGATACTTCTGAAGAATATCACGATAAACAAACCATAAATGTAGAAGAAGTAAAAACCTTTGAACAAACAAATTATGACTTTACGATTATTGTAAATCCATCAAATTCTGAATTAAAGATAGATTTCAGCTATAATTCAGAAGCCTTTGAAAAAGAAGCGATAAAAAATATTTCGCAGCATTTTATCAATATAGTAGAACAATTCAGTAAAGAGGATGATGTAAAATTAGGTGATGTAGTCTATTTAACAGAAGATGAAAAACACAAGATATTAGTAGATTTCAATGATACTGAATCAGCATTTCCAAAAGATAAAACAGTAATTGAATTGTTTGAGGAACAAGTTAAAAAAGCTCCTGATAACATTGCAGTCTCTTTTGAAGATTGTATTCTGACTTATCGTGAATTAGATAATCTGACAGATAAAATGGCCGGGTTTTTAACAGCTCACTCAGATATTAAAAAAGGAGATCTTGCGGCAATTAAACTAGAAAGAAGCGAATATCTGATTGTATCAATTTTAGCAGTCTTAAAAATAGGCGCGACTTATGTTCCTTTAGATGTCAATTATCCTGAAAATAGAATAAATACTATTGTCGAAGAAACAAAAGCCAAAGTATTAATAGATCAACAAATTATAAACGATTTTAATTTAAACAAAGAAAATTTATCGGCAGTCAAATTAAATATTGACAGATCTAGTGATGATTTAGCTTATGTAATTTATACATCAGGATCTACAGGTACACCAAAAGGAGTAATGATATCAAACAAAAGTCTGGTTAATTTATGTTTTTGGCATACTAAGACATATGAAGTCAATGCTCAGAGCCGAGGTACCCTGTATGCAGGAGTTGCTTTTGATGCATCAGTTTGGGAAATCTTCCCTTATTTAATCTCTGGAGCTTCATTGTATCCTATTCAGGATGATGAGACAAGATTTCAAATAGAAAATCTGGTTTCTTTCTTAAAAACAAATAAGATTACCCATTCTTACATTCCTTCAAAAATTTGTCAGGATATAATAGAAGAAAATGTATCAGGGTTAGAGACCAAATTACTAACAGGCGGGGAAGCTTTAGTTTACTCAAAAGATAGCAATCTGAAAATCTATAATAATTACGGACCTACAGAAAATACAGTAGTGGCTACTTATTATGATTGTCAGTCTAAAACAGATAAAAATGTTCCTATTGGAAAACCAATATCAAATGTTCAGGTTTATATATTAAACGATAAACTTAACATGCAGCCTGTTGGCGTAATAGGAGAGTTATGTATCTCGGGAGAAAGCCTTTCTAATGGATATTTGAATAATGAAGAGCTTACAAACGAAAAATTCATTGAAAATCCATTTAAATCTGGTCAAAAAATTTATAAAACAGGTGATTTGGCACGCTGGTTACCAGATGGGAATATTGAATTTATGGGAAGAATAGATGGTCAGGTAAAAATTCGAGGCTACAGAATAGAATTAGGAGAAATCGAAAAACAACTGTTATCTCAGGAAGGAATTAAACATTCTGTAGTTCTTGTTAAAGAAATTAAAGGCGAAAAATGTTTAGTAGCTTATTATGTGTCAGATTATGAGCTTGATAAGAAGATTTTGACCGAAAATCTAAGCAAAATGCTGCCAGATTACATGATACCTGCTTACTATGTACAATTAGATGTTATCCCTTTAACAACAAACGATAAAGTAGACAGAAAAGCTCTCCCGGATGTAGATGATACTGATTTAATCAGAGAAGAATATATAGCTCCTGATACCGAAGAAGAGTTTAAACTTATTGAAGTCTGGAAACGAGTTCTGGATATAGACAAAATAGGAGTAAACGACAACTTTTTTGCTCTGGGCGGTAACAGTATTAAAGCAATGATGATTATTGGAGGAATTAACAAAACGCTGGGCGTAAAGATAAACTTAGAAACATTCTTTTTAAACCCTACTGTAAAAGCCCTGGCATTAGAAATATCAAACAAAGCCTGGTACGAGTATCAATTGAGTGAAGAGAATATATCAGACAAAGTAGTTATTTAA